The genomic interval GGTCGGCGTGGTCCTCCTCACCGTGTACTTCCGTCGCATCGAGAAGTTTGTCCACTTCGATGCCGCACTCTTCCGGCCGCGCTTTGCGGTCTGGTGGCGCATGCTGCGCATCGGCGTGCCAGCGGGCGCCGAGTTCCTGCTCATGTTCCTCTCGATGGCGGTGAACTACTGGATCATCCGGAGCTTTGGCTCCGCGGCGCAGGCAGGGTACGGCGTCGGCTCGCGGGTGCTGCAGGCCGTCTTCCTCCCCGGCATGGCGGTCGCCTTCGCCGCGGCACCCATTGCCGGACAGAACCTCGGGGCCGGCCTCACCGATCGTGCGCGTCACACCTTTGTGGATGCGGTCAAGATCGGGAGCGCGATCATGCTCACGCTCACCATCATCTGCCGGTGGCGTCCGGACTGGCTCGTGCACTGGTTCTCCTCCGACCCGGTCGTGGTCGCGACCGCCGCCGAGTTCCTGTCCGTCATCTCATTCAACTTCATCGCCTCGGGGATCGTCTTCACCTGCTCGGGGATGTTCCAGGCCATGGGCAACACCGTCCCCACGGTGATCAGCAGTGCCGTGCGCCTCGTCCTGTTCGTCGTTCCCGCGCTCTGGGTGTCGCAGCGCCCGGGATTCTCGCTCACGCAGTTATGGTACGTCTCGGTGATCGCCAGCAGCGCCCATGCGCTCTTTGCCGTCTGGCTGCTGCGACGCGAGGCAGCAAGGCGCCTCTCATTCGGGAGCGCGCGGAGTGCCGCGTTGGCCGTCGAGGTGGCGCCCGAAGTGGCCCCCGAGGCAGCAGGCTAGACACCATCGCACGGATGGTCGCCGGCGCGCCCGCGCTTCTCATGGGACGACCTGGACGCGCTCTGGCCTTCGAGAAAGGTGGTTGTACGTTCCGGCGTCGCCCGTGAGTCCTAGGCGCCGCCGGATTCGCGTTTGCAAACCCACGCTCACTCCAAAGGCGATCATGTTGAGTCCATCGCCGCGTGCTCGCGGAACGCCCACTCGCCCCTCTTCCCTTCCCCGTCGCGTAGTTCGAGTCGTTCGTGTAGTTCGCCTAGTTCGCGTCCTTCGCGTCGTACTGTGCGCCATCGGGCTCGTCACGGCAGGTGAGTCGGTCGCCCAGCCGCCTGCACCCGTGCTCGCCGCGCACCCGCGCATGCGCGAGGCCACCGCGCTCCTCGACAAGTGGCTCGACGCCCAGCGGGCGTACCAGCGGATACCGGGTCTTGCAGCTGCTGCAGTCCACGATCAGGAAGTCGTCTGGCAGGGCGCATCGGGGATGGCCGATGTCGAGCGGAGGATTCCAGCCTCTCCCGCGTCGCTCTACAGCATCTGTTCGATCTCCAAGCTGTTCACC from Gemmatimonadaceae bacterium carries:
- a CDS encoding MATE family efflux transporter, whose amino-acid sequence is MQDLTQGSIPRHIVRMAAPLAIGMLFQTAYYFVDLYFVGRLGDAAIAGVAAAGNIQFIVVALTQVLGVGTMVLISHAAGRRDRDDATLIFNQSLVMAALAAAITLGIGFPFSGAYLRTVAADAATVAAGKAYLYGFLPALALQFALISMGSALRGSGIAKPTMVLQMLTVVLNAALAPILIAGWGTGYPLGVAGAGLASTVSVAVGVVLLTVYFRRIEKFVHFDAALFRPRFAVWWRMLRIGVPAGAEFLLMFLSMAVNYWIIRSFGSAAQAGYGVGSRVLQAVFLPGMAVAFAAAPIAGQNLGAGLTDRARHTFVDAVKIGSAIMLTLTIICRWRPDWLVHWFSSDPVVVATAAEFLSVISFNFIASGIVFTCSGMFQAMGNTVPTVISSAVRLVLFVVPALWVSQRPGFSLTQLWYVSVIASSAHALFAVWLLRREAARRLSFGSARSAALAVEVAPEVAPEAAG